TCCGTCATCCCGGCGATCGCCGGCGGCGCGAAACGCGAAAATGAGTCCGCGCCGGTCGTCACCTTTCGCGACCTGCTATCGAGCGTCAAATCCGGTCAGACGGAGATCTCGCCCGACGAGGTGCGCCTGATGCTCGAGCGCGGCGACGACTTCGTGCTGCTCGACGTGCGCGAGCTCGATGAGGTCAGGGCCGGGCATCTGCCCCGCGCGAGGCACATTCCGCGGGGCCTGCTCGAATTGCAGATCGAGGCGCAGGTGCCCGATCGCGATACGCCGATCGTCACCTATTGCGCTGGCGGCGCGCGCTCGGCGCTCGCGGCCGAATCGCTTTCGCGCATGGGCTACCGCAACCTGCGCGTCCTGACGGGCGGATGGACCGGCTGGTCCGGCCGCGGCTTCGCGGCGGAAAAGCCGGTGTTTCTCTCCGACGGCGACCGCGCCCGATACGCGCGGCACCTGACGATCCCGGAGGTCGGCGAGGCCGGGCAGGTGAAGCTGCTTTCCAGCAAGGTGCTGATGGTCGGTGCGGGGGGCCTCGGCTGCCCGGCGGCGATCTACCTGGCCGCGGCCGGCGTCGGCACGATGGGGCTTGTCGATTTCGATGTCGTGGACGAGTCGAACCTGCAGCGGCAGATCCTGCACACCACCGATCGTATCGGCACACCGAAGATCGCGTCCGCGCAAAAGACGCTGCTCGATTTCAACCCGAAGCTGAAGCTTGTGCCGTTCGAGGAGCGGCTGACGAGCGA
The DNA window shown above is from bacterium and carries:
- the moeB gene encoding molybdopterin-synthase adenylyltransferase MoeB, with the protein product MSITVRLPTPLRPMAEGKDAVAVEGKTLAEILDDLETRHAGLKARICDGDGKLRRFVNVYVNDEDVRGASGLDTPVKDGDVVSVIPAIAGGAKRENESAPVVTFRDLLSSVKSGQTEISPDEVRLMLERGDDFVLLDVRELDEVRAGHLPRARHIPRGLLELQIEAQVPDRDTPIVTYCAGGARSALAAESLSRMGYRNLRVLTGGWTGWSGRGFAAEKPVFLSDGDRARYARHLTIPEVGEAGQVKLLSSKVLMVGAGGLGCPAAIYLAAAGVGTMGLVDFDVVDESNLQRQILHTTDRIGTPKIASAQKTLLDFNPKLKLVPFEERLTSENVERLFEDFDIIVDGTDNFPTRYLINDACVKLGKPNVHGSVYRFEGQVTVFHPAAGGPCYRCLYPAPPPPELAPSCADAGVLGVLPGVIGLLEAVEAVKLILGIGDPLIGRLLAYDGLESKFREFRLRKDPDCEYCAEGKPFPGYVDYEHFCSSAATA